Proteins from one Drosophila gunungcola strain Sukarami chromosome 2R unlocalized genomic scaffold, Dgunungcola_SK_2 000012F, whole genome shotgun sequence genomic window:
- the LOC128255953 gene encoding uncharacterized protein LOC128255953 yields the protein MKIDLVVDNGPCNTELRSWCLGIAIYWLVTMTFGVLLAPNVINFIGFAIVVVANICLLIGTQREKHGLVFVWLIFAAIEAISFPFAVFGVIFHYGGYREAVGTSSLFGALLIYIITLLIVAFCTRIVYSFYLQLKSRADSNPPRTTNVV from the exons ATGAAAATCGACCTTGTGGTAGATAATGGACCGTGCAACACTGAACTGAGGAGTTGGTGCCTCGGAATAGCGATCTATTGGCTCGTTACCATGACTTTTGGCGTGCTCTTGGCTCCAAATG TTAtcaactttattggatttgcCATCGTAGTTGTCGCCAATATTTGTTTGCTGATCGGAACCCAGAGG GAGAAGCATGGGCTGGTCTTCGTCTGGCTGATTTTCGCCGCAATCGAAGCCATCAGCTTTCCGTTTGCCGTTTTCGGTGTAATCTTCCACTACGGAGGCTACCGTGAGGCCGTCGGTACTAGTAGCCTCTTTGGCGCATTGCTCATCTACATCATTACGCTCT TAATTGTTGCCTTCTGCACCCGTATTGTATACTCATTCTACCTGCAGCTTAAGAGTCGCGCGGACAGCAATCCTCCACGCACCACGAATGTGGTTTAG
- the LOC128255847 gene encoding putative ATP-dependent RNA helicase BoYb: MRNICDQKLASIMENFEKVWQRSCSSSSASSSSKDTNHEVGDPFAEYAIRPMVVTNCSEYVVAHARRELLPARQFTEVSLLPHILETMRKLGLNKLLRLQSYTWPHLAGGAGHGAMIVGAPGSGRTFSYVPPVCHAVCKAITESRSTLSGLKPGAWQPDQQGAKALILVPDLRRVRQVSALCHALLRKAYKEDWFTLILNVPSTKSSEFFLRLLNGVGCLVATPAQLVWFWQEAPGLMRFPCLQFLVYDDVDLMSVEQLQGVQQVLQEILPLTHSPQVVMVSQSYSSTLMAKLRALNDQPALVFGDIMEAALYGGTHIRISLVRSSAKVNAVVQLLQQRPPDNYRTVIYCADDWDLQRLEMALNDQGYDCLPYYQTSDLAVREQVHGWQANSRGVILLCTDNCPELSIRDAHTLIHHSMSVSWSKFKMRHLMLSDNLHNSLASRANPVRVSLHSLVLLADNNHRELPRLVDFLQLRQEVDPGVVAVAKRIRQEMGKAKSDQKALCSQILVLGKCYDPVCPDRHHVNHLDRRPDYMPASGDVKVQLVKVYSPTHFCVRILEHMPLQGSWQSLPSPAVQELRMQLKLEKEAPRYWPLVVGAICIYHSTITKERVRVLKVANIQNVNIVQSDLSVEVQALDTDTRIFSTTCGRLFECPEAMQREPPMACDLRLLGLVPYSGERSWTKEDCRNVKYMLTQLPKEHFLQAKIQFAAAGTLYVRNLVAIVYADQFKVHLRHLNLAQRLIKTTLVKRCEKATNMILNFFEDVFIDKDIGEEEEKEKDAQESKESVESEPKGTVEDPEKHPTSLLSGRCLRLAQIALEVGKENQLQQELLETKSTIEDASNNQMAKPSTETKEDARPQSNKDPLSELYECFMNCARLQLEDKKESVQNSSHAATDPVDPANQAQIQIQLPHNVVRPSVTYYQTTTTLEFQVSLPEDDYEYQTMLFESQLFFRAISKSSELIQQFILTLRFPLGVLRHHIKGRTVYISITKSLACSYPLAFGEYRFLKPNHDGFDKQYDPRKRALQRLSRCLKDFGYIKQDIELQDRSEESEDEERNLDGIERGDYNEIID, from the coding sequence ATGCGAAATATTTGCGACCAAAAATTGGCCAGCATTATGGAGAACTTCGAGAAGGTCTGGCAGAGGAGCTGCTCCAGCAGTTCCGCCAGTTCGAGCAGCAAGGATACGAACCACGAAGTGGGCGACCCCTTTGCGGAGTATGCCATCCGCCCTATGGTGGTCACCAACTGCTCCGAATATGTGGTGGCCCATGCCAGACGCGAACTGCTTCCGGCTCGCCAGTTCACAGAGGTCTCCCTGTTGCCGCACATCCTGGAGACGATGAGGAAACTGGGGTTGAACAAACTGCTCCGCCTGCAGAGCTACACATGGCCCCATTTGGCCGGAGGAGCCGGACACGGGGCAATGATTGTGGGTGCTCCGGGCAGTGGTCGCACCTTTTCGTACGTGCCACCTGTTTGCCATGCGGTTTGCAAGGCCATCACGGAAAGCAGGAGCACGCTAAGCGGTCTGAAGCCGGGGGCCTGGCAACCGGATCAGCAAGGCGCCAAGGCCTTGATCCTGGTTCCCGATCTGCGTCGCGTCCGCCAGGTGAGCGCCCTGTGCCACGCCCTGCTGCGCAAGGCTTACAAGGAGGATTGGTTCACTCTGATCCTCAATGTTCCCTCGACCAAGAGTTCGGAGTTCTTCCTGCGGCTCCTGAACGGAGTGGGTTGCTTGGTGGCCACTCCTGCCCAGCTGGTATGGTTCTGGCAGGAGGCTCCTGGTCTAATGCGCTTTCCCTGCCTTCAGTTCCTGGTCTACGATGATGTGGATCTGATGTCCGTCGAGCAGCTGCAGGGCGTCCAGCAGGTGCTGCAGGAGATCCTGCCCCTAACACACTCACCCCAAGTGGTGATGGTGTCCCAGTCATATAGTTCCACGCTAATGGCCAAACTAAGAGCGCTCAATGATCAGCCGGCTCTTGTCTTCGGCGACATAATGGAGGCAGCTCTGTACGGTGGAACACACATACGGATTTCCCTGGTTCGCTCATCAGCCAAAGTCAACGCAGTGGTCCAGTTGCTGCAGCAGCGTCCTCCCGACAATTACCGCACGGTGATTTACTGCGCCGATGATTGGGATCTGCAGCGCCTGGAGATGGCTCTGAATGATCAGGGCTATGACTGCCTGCCCTACTACCAGACTTCGGATCTGGCTGTACGCGAGCAGGTGCATGGTTGGCAGGCGAATAGTCGTGGCGTAATTTTACTATGCACGGACAACTGCCCGGAGCTGAGCATCCGAGATGCGCACACCCTGATCCATCACAGCATGAGCGTCTCGTGGAGCAAGTTCAAAATGAGGCACCTCATGCTGTCCGACAATCTACACAACAGTTTGGCATCCAGGGCCAATCCAGTGAGGGTGTCATTGCATTCGCTGGTGCTCCTTGCCGACAACAACCACCGGGAACTGCCGCGTCTGGTGGACTTTCTTCAGCTGCGCCAGGAGGTAGATCCCGGCGTGGTGGCGGTGGCCAAGCGTATACGCCAGGAGATGGGCAAGGCCAAGAGCGACCAGAAAGCTCTGTGCAGCCAGATTCTAGTGCTGGGCAAGTGCTACGATCCCGTCTGCCCAGATCGTCATCACGTAAACCATTTGGACAGACGTCCTGACTATATGCCTGCGTCCGGAGATGTCAAAGTGCAGTTGGTCAAGGTTTACTCGCCCACGCACTTTTGCGTTCGCATACTGGAGCACATGCCGCTGCAAGGCAGCTGGCAGTCGCTGCCCTCTCCCGCCGTGCAGGAGTTGCGCATGCAGCTGAAGCTGGAAAAGGAAGCCCCACGCTACTGGCCCCTGGTGGTCGGAGCCATCTGCATATACCACAGCACGATCACCAAGGAGCGGGTTCGCGTGCTGAAAGTGGCGAACATACAGAACGTCAATATAGTCCAATCCGATTTGTCGGTGGAAGTCCAGGCCCTGGACACGGACACGCGCATCTTCTCCACCACCTGTGGACGACTCTTTGAGTGTCCGGAGGCAATGCAGCGGGAGCCACCGATGGCCTGCGATCTGCGGTTGCTCGGCTTGGTGCCGTACTCTGGGGAACGCAGCTGGACTAAAGAGGATTGCCGCAATGTCAAGTATATGCTCACCCAACTGCCCAAGGAACACTTTCTGCAGGCCAAAATTCAGTTCGCCGCCGCAGGCACACTGTACGTCCGGAATCTGGTGGCCATTGTGTATGCGGACCAATTCAAAGTGCATCTGCGGCATCTTAATCTAGCCCAAAGACTGATCAAGACCACTTTGGTAAAAAGATGTGAGAAGGCGACCAACATGATCCTGAACTTTTTCGAGGACGTGTTTATAGATAAAGATATaggggaggaggaggagaaggagaaaGATGCTCAGGAGTCCAAGGAAAGTGTGGAGAGCGAGCCCAAGGGGACAGTGGAGGATCCGGAGAAGCATCCAACAAGCCTTTTAAGCGGCAGATGCCTACGGCTGGCGCAGATTGCTCTTGAGGTGGGCAAGGAGAACCAGCTGCAGCAGGAGTTACTGGAAACTAAATCTACGATTGAAGACGCATCAAATAACCAGATGGCCAAGCCTTCCACCGAAACTAAAGAAGATGCCAGGCCGCAGTCCAACAAAGACCCACTTTCCGAGCTGTACGAGTGTTTTATGAACTGCGCCCGCTTACAACTGGAGGATAAGAAAGAGTCCGTACAGAACTCCAGTCATGCGGCCACCGATCCGGTTGATCCAGCTAACCAAGCTCAGATACAAATCCAACTACCGCACAACGTGGTACGGCCATCGGTGACCTACTATCAGACCACCACCACCTTGGAGTTTCAGGTGTCCCTGCCGGAAGATGATTACGAGTACCAGACTATGCTCTTTGAATCGCAGCTTTTCTTTAGGGCAATTTCAAAGTCCTCGGAACTGATACAGCAGTTCATTCTGACCCTTAGATTCCCACTGGGTGTACTGCGTCATCACATCAAGGGACGTACCGTGTATATCAGTATCACAAAGTCGCTTGCCTGCAGCTATCCGCTGGCATTTGGCGAGTACCGATTCCTTAAGCCCAATCACGATGGGTTCGACAAGCAATATGACCCCCGAAAGAGGGCCCTGCAACGATTAAGCCGTTGTCTGAAGGATTTCGGTTATATAAAGCAAGATATAGAGCTGCAGGACAGGAGCGAGGAAAGTGAAGACGAAGAGCGGAATCTGGACGGGATTGAGCGTGGAGACTACAATGAAATAATCGACTAA